One Trichoderma asperellum chromosome 5, complete sequence genomic region harbors:
- a CDS encoding uncharacterized protein (EggNog:ENOG41) yields the protein MLHSSFGGAPAAEPFPSYQYDRFYDNTYNTQLALSQVTQRLSRASAGAALRVVKPSSTSTSPRSSAAKSRRRTIINDSHAARRQQQVLEYISSTQDTRAFVPRRQSRPVSWHPSSHLQTPQVEYIPQQTFYEYPTMQHGYHTAFQPSPPMASYSNSTSPSSNFSPLPLSYQANEAMTTSSADEWQAANQSAPYYPTLADNQYLNGAINERSPTDALNWNSYIYQGFSETSPPTPDSFLPSAQQPQADVPEASIQTLDESEEEGEILIGMGLYDTPGKYEEDPHLNNYRSTVSSLLGSSFKHQEPTGKGLKLEETWEPPKSDDEDEDGEEEEEDDDN from the coding sequence ATGTTGCACTCATCCTTTGGGGGAGCGCCGGCTGCTGAGCCTTTCCCCTCATATCAATACGATAGATTCTACGACAACACATACAACACTCAACTGGCTCTGTCACAAGTTACTCAGAGGCTATCCCGAGCATCTGCGGGCGCGGCTCTCCGAGTTGTTAAGCCTTCAAGCACAAGCACCAGCCCACGATCGTCCGCTGCCAAGTCAAGAAGGCGCACAATCATCAACGACTCTCATGCGGCGAGAAGACAGCAGCAAGTTCTGGAATACATTTCTTCAACACAAGACACCAGAGCGTTTGTACCAAGAAGGCAGTCACGGCCTGTCAGCTGGCATCCGTCATCTCACCTGCAAACACCCCAAGTTGAATACATTCCACAGCAAACGTTTTATGAATACCCAACCATGCAACATGGGTACCATACCGCCTTCCAACCATCTCCTCCAATGGCATCTTACTCAAATAGcacctcgccatcatcaaattTTTCTCCACTGCCGTTGTCCTACCAAGCGAACGAGGCCATGACCACCTCCTCAGCTGATGAGTGGCAGGCAGCTAATCAGTCGGCTCCATACTATCCCACTCTGGCTGATAATCAGTATTTGAACGGTGCTATCAACGAGAGGTCCCCCACCGATGCCCTTAACTGGAACAGCTATATCTATCAAGGCTTCAGCGAGACCTCTCCACCCACACCTGATTCTTTCCTCCCTTCCGCACAGCAACCTCAGGCCGACGTTCCTGAGGCATCTATTCAAACCTTGGATGaatctgaagaagagggagaaattCTTATCGGCATGGGACTTTATGACACACCTGGCAAATACGAAGAAGATCCACACTTGAACAACTATCGCTCTACGGTATCATCTCTCCTTGGGTCTTCCTTCAAACACCAAGAGCCTAC